The Solibacillus sp. FSL R7-0682 genome includes a window with the following:
- a CDS encoding DUF3923 family protein: MMKLWWVTNFLWFILFVALSVFIGIRSVDGTGAEQTPELRLVAFIVLVAFFAFILLCQLGFLYFIKKGKSASVE; encoded by the coding sequence ATGATGAAACTTTGGTGGGTGACAAACTTTTTATGGTTCATTTTATTTGTTGCTTTATCTGTATTTATCGGTATTAGGAGTGTGGATGGCACAGGAGCAGAGCAAACGCCGGAACTAAGATTAGTTGCTTTTATTGTTTTGGTAGCGTTTTTTGCCTTTATTTTATTGTGCCAATTAGGGTTTTTATATTTCATTAAAAAAGGAAAGTCCGCTTCAGTTGAATAA
- a CDS encoding GNAT family N-acetyltransferase produces the protein MTVFTITEHNREKVIEFFNEHWGSPEMVISSGTYNCSELDGFVFQENNQLLGLVTYVFHDEEVEIISLDSILEGKGIGSLLTKEVEEIVQRKGIKTISLVTTNDNLNALKFYQKRGYKIDAVFPNAVEQARKIKPTIPLIGNDGIPIRDELRLIKNL, from the coding sequence ATGACGGTATTTACAATTACAGAACATAATAGAGAAAAGGTCATTGAATTTTTTAATGAGCATTGGGGTTCTCCGGAAATGGTTATTTCTTCAGGGACTTATAATTGCAGCGAACTAGATGGCTTTGTATTTCAAGAAAATAATCAATTACTTGGTTTAGTGACATATGTATTTCATGATGAAGAAGTAGAAATTATTTCTTTAGATAGCATTTTAGAAGGGAAGGGCATTGGATCTCTTTTAACGAAAGAAGTGGAAGAGATAGTGCAACGTAAGGGCATTAAAACGATTTCTTTAGTGACAACGAATGATAATTTAAATGCACTGAAGTTCTATCAAAAAAGAGGCTATAAGATTGATGCAGTTTTTCCAAATGCGGTCGAACAGGCTAGAAAAATTAAGCCTACGATTCCTTTGATCGGTAATGATGGGATCCCAATTCGA